In the genome of Magnolia sinica isolate HGM2019 chromosome 2, MsV1, whole genome shotgun sequence, one region contains:
- the LOC131234688 gene encoding kinesin-like protein KIN-10B: protein MSSGSPHPAESASINKSSYSFQKVVYSLNDNDSHIPYRQTKLTHMLQDSIGGTGQALMIACLEVETGLMDGGLGKIEVFPDRFVASTPEKDCLQKESSTNSQPRTDYSSRSHSRLWARRRLVSASAMLNLFSPWRSGSNSDKVELTVAELESLCSEIVAAEEREVHLKAQLS, encoded by the exons ATGAGTAGTGGCAGCCCTCATCCTGCTGAAAGTGCTAGTATTAATAAGTCTTCATACTCCTTCCAGAAAGTTGTTTACTCTTTGAATGACAATGACAGTCACATCCCATATCGACAGACCAAACTCACTCACATGTTGCAAGATTCCATAGGCGGAACAGGCCAAGCGTTGATGATTGCTTGTTTG GAAGTGGAGACTGGCTTAATGGATGGCGGTCTAGGAAAAATAGAGGTTTTTCCAGACCGCTTTGTAGCTTCAACACCAGAAAAGGATTGTCTTcagaaagagagttcaacaaattCACAACCAAGGACAGACTACTCTTCTAG GTCTCATAGTCGTTTGTGGGCTAGAAGGAGATTAGTGAGTGCCTCAGCTATGCTGAACTTGTTTAGTCCATGGAGATCTGGCAGCAACAGTGACAAG GTTGAACTAACTGTTGCAGAACTAGAATCTCTTTGTTCAGAAATTGTTGCTGCAGAAGAGAGAGAAGTTCATCTGAAAGCCCA GCTGTCGTAA